ATTGTATTCGTCATCACCATTTTCCCTCGATTTCACCCGCTCGTAAGTTTCTGAGAAGCAAGTTTCAAGGGCCTTGGAAATAGCCAAAAGCTGCTCATCGCTTAAAGCATTAGGGCCCATAAGTTCTAGACATTTAGTGATTCCATAGAAGTATGCCACTAGCAAATCAGGAACAGGGTCACTTCCAAGTTGGTGAATAAGCTTATTGGCCATGTTAGTCCATAGTTGGATCGCCTGAGGCGATTTATTACTGCCGGTAGCGGCAATACAACTCTGAAGAAGCGAAGCCATGGTGACAGCGGAAGTGCCACGAACACCATCATGAAGATAGAAGTCAAGACCAGGAATGACAATCTCATTGGCAATCTGTTCCACGTACGGGTAAAATTCGGCTCCCAGAATATCAGCATAATTCTTTAAAAGTTCAATGGCGCCTGTCTTATCCTCAAGCACAGCAGTATGAACGGCAATGTGCTTACCGGAAAGTTGAATCACCTCATAATCATCATTTTGTGTAACCTCGTCAAGGTCGTCTTCCTCCACAATGGATATATCCTGAGTGGCCCTTGCCTGCTCCAACAAAGGAGGAAGCACCAAAGGAAGATAGGGCAAAAAGTCCTTACCTATAAGTCTGCAGACACGACTCCAACCCTGCTCAAGATATGCTCTCACAGGATCGTCATCTCCCTGAAGAGTTTGCTGAAGCTGGGTCATAATTTGCAAAATCTCGGCGGCATTCTGAGAAAACTTGTCTTTTCCAACAGCAAGAGCAACAAGAGTAGCACATTCAATAGCCTTGGCTTTGAGAAGGCGGTTCTCGGAGCCAGTATCGGCTCTGAGAATATCCAACAATAGAGGCATCAAAGTATCGTAGTACTTGATGAATCTGGTCTCTGCGGCATCGGCAACTATGGCGATGGTGGTGACAACTTGCTCCTGAACATATCGTTTAGGGGCACTCTGCAAAAGGGAAAGCAAATTAGATAGCAAGGTATCCAAATAAGGCTCCAGTATCTCTTGCGTAGCTTCCTCGCAAAAGTTCACTAAAGCAGCGGCAGCATGAGCCTGCACCCGGGCAACATTTTTGGTGGTAAGCATGGAAACCAAAGCAGGCACAATTCTATCTCCAGCAGTACGTTGAATTACGTCGGCAAAATCGGTAGAAATCTGCCCAAGAGCGTTGCAACATGCATAACGAACTCTTGGATGTGGGTCATTAAGAGCTGGTAGTATAAGATCTAGTATTTTGGGTATCTCTGTAATGAGGACATCGCGACAACCCTCGGTAGCCGATGAAAGTGACATGAGAGCGCCTTGACGTTCATGCCAATCATTTGATTGAAGCATGGAAGGAATATACTGAAACAACGGTTGCGCAAGTGTCTCGCCTCCTAGTTTCAGTGAAGATCTGTCGAGAGAAAGACGTGCAGCGTTATAggtttcttcctcttcatcctcatcaagatcttcagaATTGATCCAGTCTTCGCAGtcatcatcaccttcaCAAACTTCTGTGGACAATTGGAGACAGTCTAAGACAATTGCAGAAGCGTAAGATGGTTCGCGTTTGCACATGTTAGGAGATGATTCACAGAAGCAGGTGAGCAACTCCAGAGAAGCGAGTCTAGCACCAGACTCGAGATCACGGTTCTTAGCGACAGCACTGCAGAATTGAATGAGTGTAGAGAACATAGGTTTGAATATTTTTGGCGCCATATCGACCAAATCAATCAACGACTCTAGAACAGATGCCAAAGCGGAATCGTTTCCAGTTTCCAATAGTCTTGGAAGAGAATCTAGCAAGTTTGGGAGCAAGCGAGCAAGTACACCCCATTGACTTTTTGGCATATTCTCGAAGAAAGATACAAATGCAGTGCAAGCAGCAATTCTCACTGCATCGGATTGGTCTGCAAATCCAGCCTCaaacatcttcaaaaaggtaTCAGTGACCTGAGACTGGTCACTATGATTTGAACTTTGACTTGTTATCTGAGGAGCTGCTGTAATGATTCTAAATGCAGATTCGCGAAAGTTAGTGTTGGCATTCTCTGCCGCACTAAGAACTGTAGGAAGAAGGTCCGGCCATTGAAAGGTGTCATCTTTGGAGACTTCTGCCATGGCATCGGACAATTTGTGACGCACGCCATCAGATTGCTCTGCTAGAAAGCCTCGCAGTAAGAGATTACGAACCTCCTGTTTAGCCCCATCACTGAGATGATCGATTTGTCTTGCCGTAACAGAATATCCCTGACCTAAAGGTGATTTTATTGCAAATCGGCGGAAAAGAACAGCAGCAAAGGCACGTGAGGTATTATCCGCACCATGGGCTGCTTGACTGGCTAGAAAAACCAGTAGCACGTCAACGTTATCCTTCTTTGTCCAATCCCTGTTGAGACAAGCCTCGGCTTGTGCACGGATGTTATTGTCTGGGGAAAGAAGACCCGTCATGAGTTGGGCCAACTCCTGTTGTACATTATCAGGAATGCCAGACATGACAACTTGAAATTTTGATATCTATGTGAAGATAATTGATGGAATCGATATAATAAATGAACAAATATCGAGCACGATATGTCAACGATTActtcttgttctcttttctgTGTGATCAGAGTAAGACGTCTGTTACGGGAGCCccagaaaaaagaaaggaatcTGTCAGGTTGAAAGTCTCTGACTCAACCACTAGATGTTCGGTGATACAAGATCTTGGTTTGAGttagatgaaaagaattgaaagacCGGAAAAAAAACTCACTAGACATGGAGTCAAGTTTAACGCTGTCTCTCTcattctatttttttcgCCCTTACTATGGTAAACaacaagatgaaaaaaaataaaaaaaaataaaaaaaaagttctGACATAAATAATGCTGCTAGAATTTATGTACATCAGGGAGATGGAAATGTACATTCAAGGTATAGAAGTTCGCCAGAAAACACGAGAGAGCTGATTCAAAAGCGTATTGATTCGGTAGTCTGGCCAATCTTATTTTTTGGTTCTGTTACGTAGCTGCTCAGCTGCTTTTGGTTCAACCATTCGACTAAgatcaatttttcaattgGCGCACgactgaaaatttttaagACCTCTTTTATCTTGCATATTTTTTTAGATATAGCAGAGATCTGTAAAATCTATTATCTACTTCTCACAGCAAGAAGTGTTTATTAATTATCGTTTGTTCATTGCAAAATGGGATTAGCTGCTCCAAGAAAAAGGCAGAAAATTGGGTTGGATCCCCGAAACATCAAATGGCTCAACGACAAAGACCGGTTTGGACATCGTTTCCTAGTTAATATGGGATGGAAACCAGGTGAGGGTCTTGGTCGAGTTGAGCACGCTATTACTACACATATTAGGGTTAAAGTTAAGAGGGATAACCTCGGATTGGGAGCTGGTTTGGCTAAGAGACGTGGAGCTAATGGAAGCGAATTAGATGCTGGTGATAACACTTACTTGGACAACTTTCAGAAATTGTTAGGACGATTAAACggtaaagaagatgaaatcaatAGTGCCGTGGAAATTAAAAGGAAGGATAGAATTATATCAGGAAAACGGGGCATGGGCTTTGTGAGAGGCGCTACATTATCCAGTACTTGGGACCAACAGAATAGGAAGCTAAAGAGAAAACCTGATGAGGAGaacgaagatgaaagaaaggCAGGTTgtgagaaggagaagcttGATGAGCAAAGTAGcagtgatgatgaggatcaTCACGGGAGCTCTAAGAATTCT
The sequence above is a segment of the Brettanomyces nanus chromosome 4, complete sequence genome. Coding sequences within it:
- a CDS encoding uncharacterized protein (BUSCO:EOG09343OFC), encoding MGLAAPRKRQKIGLDPRNIKWLNDKDRFGHRFLVNMGWKPGEGLGRVEHAITTHIRVKVKRDNLGLGAGLAKRRGANGSELDAGDNTYLDNFQKLLGRLNGKEDEINSAVEIKRKDRIISGKRGMGFVRGATLSSTWDQQNRKLKRKPDEENEDERKAGCEKEKLDEQSSSDDEDHHGSSKNSGKGHQHRHHHHHRKEKSKKSESKSEKHHHHHHHHHNHHNKKQNSEDRKRQLLTPLLDDSYNGTPTVLRSKLALRSKWIKQKRAAVMDAKALQEIFMVR
- a CDS encoding uncharacterized protein (BUSCO:EOG09340B8Y), which translates into the protein MSGIPDNVQQELAQLMTGLLSPDNNIRAQAEACLNRDWTKKDNVDVLLVFLASQAAHGADNTSRAFAAVLFRRFAIKSPLGQGYSVTARQIDHLSDGAKQEVRNLLLRGFLAEQSDGVRHKLSDAMAEVSKDDTFQWPDLLPTVLSAAENANTNFRESAFRIITAAPQITSQSSNHSDQSQVTDTFLKMFEAGFADQSDAVRIAACTAFVSFFENMPKSQWGVLARLLPNLLDSLPRLLETGNDSALASVLESLIDLVDMAPKIFKPMFSTLIQFCSAVAKNRDLESGARLASLELLTCFCESSPNMCKREPSYASAIVLDCLQLSTEVCEGDDDCEDWINSEDLDEDEEEETYNAARLSLDRSSLKLGGETLAQPLFQYIPSMLQSNDWHERQGALMSLSSATEGCRDVLITEIPKILDLILPALNDPHPRVRYACCNALGQISTDFADVIQRTAGDRIVPALVSMLTTKNVARVQAHAAAALVNFCEEATQEILEPYLDTLLSNLLSLLQSAPKRYVQEQVVTTIAIVADAAETRFIKYYDTLMPLLLDILRADTGSENRLLKAKAIECATLVALAVGKDKFSQNAAEILQIMTQLQQTLQGDDDPVRAYLEQGWSRVCRLIGKDFLPYLPLVLPPLLEQARATQDISIVEEDDLDEVTQNDDYEVIQLSGKHIAVHTAVLEDKTGAIELLKNYADILGAEFYPYVEQIANEIVIPGLDFYLHDGVRGTSAVTMASLLQSCIAATGSNKSPQAIQLWTNMANKLIHQLGSDPVPDLLVAYFYGITKCLELMGPNALSDEQLLAISKALETCFSETYERVKSRENGDDEYNEEIAEDDEDYTDEELLDQISKGLSAIFKNSRLRFFSAFQSLIPTLATFINDDTICLKLAGLCAASDVVEFCGPNSFSLKDMFMNPVGEALTSPQASIRQAATYTVGACAQYGGEQYADYCIACLPSMTQMASIPDAKAEENLGATENTCSSIAKVIHSFGSRIQGLDELIQNWFKLLPVAQDDEAAPYAYMLLVELIQQQHPVVMSQIPKVFDNVLQALLYGSISGRSAEKVVEATKQLLGTMPNEQAMTLLNKYDTESKQVIQRWFS